The Microbacterium phyllosphaerae region GGATGACGTCGAGCTCCCACGACTGCGCAGCATACGAGTGCACGAAATAGAAGCGCTCGTTCTCGATCCCCTGGAAGAGCACCGAATCGGCGCCGGGTTCGACCGTGTTCCAGCCCATGTGCGGCAGCACGGGCGCATTGAGCTCGGTGACGGCACCCGGCCACTCACCGAGGCCCTCGGTGTCGTGCCCGCGCTCGACGCCGTGGGCGAAGAGCACCTGCATGCCGACGCAGATGCCGAGCACGGGTCGCCCACCGGCCAGGCGACGGTCGATGATCTCATCGCCTCCGTGGGCTTTCAAGGCGTCGCGCACGGCCTGGAAGGCTCCCACGCCGGGCACGACGAGACCGTCGGCCTCGAGCGCCTCCTTGCGGTCCCGCGTGAGCACCGCATCGGCTCCCGCCGCCACGAGAGCCTTCACAGCGGAGTGCACGTTGCCGGATTCGTAGTCGAAGACAGCGACCCGAGGAGCTGCGCTCACAGCGCACCCTTGGTCGACGGGATGCCGTCGACCAGCGGATCGAGCGCCTTGGCCTGGCGGAATGCGCGGGCGAACGCCTTGTACTCCGCCTCGGCGATGTGGTGCGGATCACGGCCGCCGAGCACGCGGACGTGCATGGTGAGCCCCGCGTTGAAAGTGATGGCCTCGAACGAGTGACGCACCAGCGAGCCGGTGAAGTGTCCGCCGATCAGGTGGTGCTCGAAGCCGGCCGGCTCCCCCGTGTGGACGAGGTACGGACGACCAGAGATGTCGACGACGGCCTGAGCGAGCGCCTCGTCGAGCGGCACGAGCGCGTCGCCGTAACGCGAGATGCCGGACTTGTCGCCGAGGGCTTCGCGGATGGCCTGCCCGAGCACGATCGAGATGTCCTCGACCGTGTGGTGGGCGTCGATCTGCGTGTCACCGGAGGCGCGAACCGTGAGGTCGGTCAGCGAGTGCTTCGCGAACGCCGTCAGCATGTGATCGAAGAACGGCACCGACGTGTCGATGCGGCTCGCGCCGGTTCCGTCGAGGTTCAGTTCGAGCTCGACGGTGGACTCCGACGTGCTGCGCACACGGGTGGCGGTGCGCGGGGTCTGGGCGGTGGTGCTCATGAAGCCGATCCTATCGACGCGAGGGCGTCGAGGAACGCCGTGGTCTCCGCCTCGGTGCCCGCTGTGACGCGGAGGTGACCCGGGATCCCGACGTCGCGGACGAGCACTCCCCGGTCGTACAGCTGCTGCCACACCTTCTTGGGGTCTGCGACCCCACCGAACAGCACGAAGTTCGACCAGGACTCGTGCGGGGTGTATCCGAGAGCCTCGAGGGTCGCCGAGATGCGATCGCGCTGCTCGACGATCTCGTCGACCATCCCCAGCATCACGTCGGAGTTGCGCAGTGCCGCGACGGCCGCGGCCTGCGTGAGCGCGCTCAGGTGATACGGCAGGCGCACGAGCCGGAGAGCATCGATGAAGGCGGGGTCGGCCGCGAGATATCCGACGCGCGCACCCGCGAAGGCGAAGGCCTTGCTCATGGTGCGAGACACCGCGAGACGAGGACGCCCCTCGAGGAGCGTGAGCGCGGATGCCGCATCGCGCGGCGCGAATTCCTGATATGCCTCGTCCACGACGACGACGCCCCGCGACGCCTCGTAGACCGCCTCGACGATGTCGAGCCCGAGCGGCGTGCCGGTCGGATTGTTCGGGGAGCACAGCAGGATGACGTCGGGATCGTGCTCTTTGACCTGCGCCACGGCCTCATCGGGCGTGATCGTGTAGTCCGGCTGCCGGGTGCCTGCGATCCACCGGGCACCGGTCCCCTGCGAGATGAGGGGATACATCGAATAGGTCGGGGCGAAGCTGAATGCCGTGCGTCCCGGTCCACCGAACGCCTGGAGAATGTGCTGGAGGACCTCGTTCGATCCGTTCCCCGCCCAGATCTGGTCCGCCTCGAGACCGTGGCCCAGGTACTCGGCGAAGCCCTCACGCAGGGTCGTGAACTCGCGGTCGGGGTAGCGGTTGACGTCGCGAAGCGCCACGGCGATGTCATCGAGGATGTCGCTGGCGACGGCATCCGGAACGGGATGCGTGTTCTCGTTCACGTTGAGAGCGATCGGCAGTGGCGCCTGCGGAGCGCCGTACGGCGTCAGCCCTCGAAGGTCGTCGCGGAGCGGGAGATCGGAGAGTGATGAAGTCACCCTTCCCATGGTAGGCCGCGTGCGGCTCACCGACGCGCGTGGTGACGGAGAATGAAGCCGACCCTGCGCTGCACCCCGGTCACTCCGGGCGCCGATGCCCGCTCACTCGGAGTACTGCGTGGGAATCGCGAGCTCCTGGCCGATCTGCAGGCTTCCGCCGCGGAGCAGGTTGAGCCGTGTGATGTCACCGATGACCTCGCGGGGATCCGCGCCCGGTGCGATCTCCTCGGCGATCGACCACAGGGTGTCGCCCGGCATCACGGTGACGGTCGCGAACGTGGTGGTCGAGCTCTGCTCGCCGGAAGCCATCGCGCTGCCGCCACTGAGCGCGGCGAACGCGATGCCTACAGCGAGCGGAACGGCTGCCGCCGCGAGCACGACCCGACGACCACGCGCCGTCAGCCGGAGCTTCGTCGCCGGACGAGCCGGGAGGACTGCTGCGCTGCTGAAGGTGATGGTGCTCATGTCGTGCTCCTCTGCATCTACCGCGTGAGCGGTGAAGTTGGCGTAGCGTTCGCATCCGCGCCTCGGCCGGGAGCCGTGGATACGAAGCTACGTTCCGAAGTTATCTTCGAATTCGAATATCTGTCAAGCCTTTTTCGAAACAATGACCCGAGAATCGGTCGACACGCTCGAACAGATCTTCCACATCTGGCCGTTTCTCGGATACGGTTTCGATACGAACACCCCACCACGGGCCTCCGACATTCGAACTGAGACGCCGGATCGCACACCTGAGGAGCACCATGAGCGACAACTCCGCCCCCGAGGCAGACGTCCCGCGCACTCGTCGCCGGAAGAGCCTGAGCCCCAAGCAGATGGCGATCCTCGAGGTCATCCAGACATCGATCAGCCGGTACGGCTACCCGCCGAGCATGCGCGAGATCGGCGATGCCGTCGGGCTCAAGTCGCTGTCGAGCGTCACCCACCAGCTCGGACAGCTCGAGCTCAGCGGCTACCTGCGTCGCGATCCGGGCAAGACGCGCGCCATGGAGGTGCTGATCGACCTCCCGGGTTCGAGCGGTGAGAATCCGGCTGACGTCGCGACCCCCGTGGGCGACGCGGCACTCGTGCCGCTCGTCGGCCGCATCGCCGCCGGCGTGCCGATCACCGCCGACCAGCAGGTCGAGGAGATCTTCCCCCTCCCCCGTCAGCTCGTGGGCAAGGGCGACCTCTTCATGCTCAACGTCTCGGGCGAGTCGATGATCGACGCGGCCATCTGCGACGGCGACTGGGTCGTGGTGCGCTCGCAGAACAGTGCAGAGAACGGCGAGATCGTCGCGGCGATGCTCGACGGCGAGGCCACGGTCAAGGTGCTCCGCCGTCGCGACGGCCACACGTGGCTGCTGCCGCGCAACTCGGCGTTCGAGCCCATCCTCGGCGACGAAGCCGTGATCCTCGGCAAGATCGTCGCGGTGCTGCGAGCGGTCTGATCCCGTCGAACCCGCGACGACGGCCTCGCCCATAGGCTCGAAGCATGTCCTCGCCGTTCGGTTCCTGGCCCTCCCCGTTCTCACCCGCACGCATCGCGGCGGCCTCACCCCGCATAGACGGTGCGGCGTTCGTCGGTGACGACATCTGGTGGGGCGAGTCGGTGCCGGCCGAGCGCGGGCGATTCACGGTGCGCAGCTCGAGCGGTGACGAGATCCTCCCGGCGCCGTGGAGTGCGCGATCGCGCGTCCATGAGTACGGCGGCGGGGCCTGGACGGCGGATGCCGACGGCACCCTGTTCTTCGTCGACGCACAGGACCAGCGTGTGCACCGACTGACCTCCGGCGCTTCACCGGTGCCGCTCACTCCGACCGGCCCTGCCCACGGAGGTCTGCGGCTGCAGCAGGGGCGGCTGTTCGCCGTTCGCGAGGACCTCACATCGACTCCCCACCGTCGTGGCATCATCGAGATCCCTGTGGACGGTTCTGCCGCCGATGACCCCGACCGCGTGCGGGTCGTCGCCGAGGGCACGGCGTTCGTCGCGCATCCGTCGCTCTCACCCGACGGGTCGCGCGTGGCCTGGGTCGAGTGGACGGGCGATCGGATGCCGTGGCAGCATGCGACCCTCGTGATCTCCGACGGCTCCGCCCGCACCGAGGTGCCGACGCAGGCCGCTCTGCAGCCCGAGTGGATCGACGACCAGGAGCTGCTGTTCTCCGACGACCCTCGGGGACGATGGGCGCTGCACCGCCAGCGACTCGATCACCTCCGCCTCGACGGCGCAGCGGCGCCGGTCGACGATGTCGACGTCGATGCGGACACCGGCTACGGGCTGTGGGTGCTGGGCAACCGCTGGTACCGCCCACTCGCCGACGGGCGCATCGTCACTGTCCGCACGAACGGTCGCGACGAGGTCGTCGTGATCGATCGCGACGGCGGGGCGCGCCGACTCGACATTCCCGCGGACGGGCACGTGAGCGTCGACGCCGTATCGGGGTCGCGTGTGCTGCTCACGGGCAACAGCTCGACCACGTCACAGGGAGCCTGGTGCGTCGACGTCGAGTCCGGTTCGGCGCAGGTGGTCGCAGGAGCCTCGCCCGTCCACCCCGAATGGATGCCGCGCGCGTCCGAGCTGCTGATCGACGGTGCCCACGGGAACGTGCACGCGTTCGTCTACCCTCCGAGCAACCCCCAGGCCTCGGCATCCGGCGACGAGCTCCCGCCCTACATCGTGCTCGTGCACGGCGGGCCGACCGCTCACGTGACCGGGGCTTCCTCTGCGGCGATCGCGTTCTACACGAGCCGCGGCATCGGCGTGCTCGACGTGAACTACGGCGGTTCGACAGGATACGGGCGCGCCTACCGAGAGCGTCTCGACGGACGATGGGGAGTGGTCGACGTCGACGATGTGATCGCCGCGGCCCGGGAGCTCGCCGACGCGGGCCTGGCGGATCCCGCACGGATCGCCATCCGCGGTGGGTCGGCCGGCGGATGGACCGTGCTGTCCGCTCTGGTGCGCGGAGGAGTGTTCGCCGCCGGCATCAGTCGCTACGCCGTCGCGGATCTGCGGATGCTCGCCGAGCACTCCCACGACTTCGAGGCGCACTACGTCGAAGGACTCGTCGGGCCCCTGCCCGCAGCCGAGGCGCTGTACGTCGACCGCTCGCCTCTGACCCACGCCGCCCGGATCGCGGTGCCCGTGCTGCTGATGCAGGGGTCGGATGACCGGGTCGTGCCGCCGTCTCAATCGGAGGCCATCCGGGATGCACTGGCGGCCAATGGAGTCGATCACGAGTACGTGCTCTACCAGGGCGAGGGACACGGGTTCCGCTCGGCCGAGACGATCGTCGATGCCCTGGAGCGCGAGCTCTCGTTCCTCGGACGCGTGTTCGGCTTCACCCCGTCGTTCTGATCAGTCTCCGGTGCGGTTGCGCAGGCGCATCGCGCGCTCGGCCTCGCGAGTGTCCTGACGCTCGCGTAGCGTCTGACGCTTGTCGAACTCGCGCTTGCCCTTCGCGAGGGCGATCTCGACCTTGGCACGGCCGTCGGAGAAGTAGAGCTTGAGTGGGATCAGCGTGTAACCGCCCGCCGACACCGCGTGCTGCAGCTTCGCGATCTCCTCGCGGTGGAGCAGCAGCTTGCGGATGCGCTTCGCCGAGTGGTTGGTCCAGTGCCCCTGCGAGTACTCGGGGATGTGCACGGAGTCGAGGAAGACCTCGTTCCCCTTGACGAACGCGTATCCGTCGCTGAGATTCGCACGCCCCTGACGCAGCGACTTCACTTCGGTGCCGGTGAGCACCATCCCCGCCTCGTACGACTTCTCGATGTTGTAGTCGTGACGTGCGCGACGATTGGTCGCGATGACCTTCTCCCCGCGTTCCCTGGGCATGATTCTCTCCTGATCCGCGTCGTGCAGTGATTCCAGAGCCCGGTGGCGGGCGCACGACAGCCTGTCAGTCTATACCGGCGGCGCCCGCCTCCGGCAACGCGGTCAGGTCCGCAGCCAGCGACGGATCGCGAATCCGGCGGACAGGGCCGCCAGGACGACGCCGATGCCGATGAGCACCGGTACGACGATGGCGGCATCCTGCATCGACACCCACGTCGTGATGAACGGGACGCGTCCCCGGAGGTATCCGTCGACGCCGAAGTGCACCCCGGCGACGACAGCCGCGCTGGCCAGCACCGATCCGAGGAACGCGGCGAAGACGCCCTCGAGCACGAACGGGGTCTGGATGAAGCGGTTCGAGGCACCGACGAGGCGCATGATCCCGATCTCCTTGCGCCGCGCGTATGCCGACAGCCTGATGGTCGTGCCGATCAGCAGGATGGCGGCGATCAGCATCAGCACGGCGATGCCGACGGCGATGTACGTCGCCACCGTCAGGGCGGAGAACAACGGCTCGAGGTATTGCAGCTGGTCCGTGACCTGCTCGACGCCGGCGACGCCGGTGAAGGCCTCCGCGATCACCTGGGACTGACCCGGGTCCTTCATCGTCACGAAGAACACCTCGAACGCCTGGTCTGCGGTGATGACGCTCGCCTGGTCCTCGCCGAGCTGTTCGACCAGCTTGGCGTAGGTGTCTTCCTTGGAGTCGAAGCTCACCTCGCTGATGAGCGGGGCGAGCGCGTCACCGTCGAGCTGCGCGCGGACGGCATTCACCTGATCTTCCGTGGCGCCGCCGTCGACGCAGGTGTCCTTCTCCGAGATGTCGGAGCACATGTACACGGCGACCTGTGCCCGCTCGGTCCAGTAGCCGCGCATCGTGCCGATCTGGGCCTGCATGAGGATCGCCGCGCCGACGAACGTCAGCGAGACGAAGGTGACGAGCACGACGGAGATGACCATCGAGATGTTCCGTCGCAGGCCACCGAGGGCCTCAGTGATGATGAGTCCGATTCTCATGAGGTCGGCCCCACTTCCTCTGCGCCGTCATCCGAGAGGCCGAGACGATCGGCCACCCCGAGTTCGGCGACGTCGACGGTGGGGAGCACGATCGGATGCGTGCGAGGCACGACAGCCGCCGGCACCTCTGCGGGCTTCTCGTCGACTGCGGGCGGTTCGACCGGCGCAGCCTGCGCCTCGGGCGTCTCGGATGCGGTCGGCACCGCGTCGGCCGACGCCGCAGCGGCCTTGCGCTGCGCGCTGAGCTCCTCGGCGAGAGCGGCACGGACGACCGAGAGGTCGGCGGTCTGGCGCTGCACCTCCTGCACCGCTGTCAGCGCGGCGGCTGCTGCTGCTCCGCGGATCTCCTCGGGAACGAGGCGCGGGATGTTCGAGGTGTCGCCATAGCCGCCGTGCACCTCGTCTCGGACCATCTCGCCGTCACGGAGCTCGATCACGCGGCGCTGCATCTGGTCGACGAATGCCGCCTCGTGCGTGGCCATGAGCACGGTCGTTCCGCCGGCGTTGATCCGCGCGAGGAGCTGCATGATGTCGACGGACGTCGCCGGGTCGAGGTTTCCGGTGGGCTCGTCGGCGAGCAGCACCTGGGGGCGGTTGACCAGCGCTCGTGCGATCGCGACACGCTGCTGCTCGCCGCCGGAGAGCTCATGCGGCATCCGCTTCTGCTTGCCGTCGAGGCCGACCAGCGCCAGCGCCTCAGGCACGGCCTGCTGGATGAACCCGCGTGACGACCCCGTCACCTGCAGGGTGAACGCGACGTTCTGGTAGACGGTCTTCGACGGCAGCAGACGGAAGTCCTGGAACACGGATCCGATGTGGCGCCGGAAGTAGGGGACCTTGCGGTTCGCGAGGGACCGCAGGTCGCGGCCGAGCACCGCGACCCGACCCGTCGTCGGTACGTCCTCGCGCAGGATGAGCCTCAGACACGACGACTTGCCCGACCCCGAGGCGCCGACGAGGAAGACGAACTCCCCGCGTTGGACTTCGAAGTCGACCCCGGACAGAGCGGGGCGTGAGGTCCCGCGATAGCGTTTCGTGACGTTCTCGAAGCGAATCATGGCTGTTAGAGCCTAAGCGCGCGCTCCCTCCTGCCCGCGAGCGACACCCCGCTCGCCCCCTGCGTGTCATATCGCACTGCTATACATGGAGGTGCCGATCCATGTCATCCGCGTGGACGACGACTCCGAGGGGGAATCATGACGACGCCTGCAGGCTGGTACGACGACGGATCCGGGCGCCAGCGCTGGTGGGACGGTACGCAGTGGACGGAGCACTTCGCTCCGATCGCCGAGCCCGCAGCACCTGAGACGCCCCTCGATGTCGAGGCACCTGCAGCGACCGTTGAGGCGTACGGCAGCGAATCAGCGGATGCCGCACGCGAGGCGCCCACGGAATCCAGCGCCGATGCTCCCGTCACCGGCGACGCGTCCGATGCCGCAGCCGCCGCCACCGCGGACTCGCTCGGCTCGGTCGCCGCGGTCGAGACCTCGTGGAGCGAGCCGGCGACCGGCACTCCGTCGACGCCCGCTGACGACGTCACGACCCCCGAGACCCCTGGCGGATGGACCGCGTCCGACACGCACTCCCCGACCCCGGGCGCTGAGCAGCCGGCGGCGGAGGCCACCGCTGCCGAGCACACCGCACCGGAGTTCTCCGCCCCCGAGTCCACCGCACCGGGTGCCACCGCCCCGGCGGCGGCTCCGCTGGGTGGCGACGTGCCGCCGTACGCGAACGCAGCGCCCGGATATGACAGTGCACCGCCGGCCTACCCCGGTTCGGCGCCGACCTACCCCGGTGCCCAGGCGCCCCAGCAGGGGTACCCCGCGACGCCCGGCTATCCCGGCGCTGCTCCCGCCTATGCGGGCGGCGCCTACGCTCCCGCCGGCCAGGCATACGGAGCCGGGCCCGGGTACCCGCCGGCATACGCGACGGCCGGTCCCACCGCACCCGCGAAGCTGTCGATCGCCGGCCTCGTCGGACTCGGTCTCGCCGCACTGGGAACGATCCTGTCGTGCATCCCGCTGACGTTCGGCTTCGGCTGGTTCCTGCTCGCGGCCGGATTCATCGTCTCGCTGATCTCGATCTTCCTCAAGGGCAAGAAGTGGCCGGGCATCACCGGCCTCATCCTGTCGGTCGTCGGAACCATCCTCGCCGTCGTGGTGGCGATCGCGTTTGTGACATCCACGGTCGCGCAGGTCGTGCGCGATCTTCCGACCGCCCCGCCGTCGAGCGACTCCGACAGCGGCACCGATGATGGAACGACCGACGACGGCACCGGCTCCGTGCAGGTCGAAGAGGGCACGATCGGCGACACGGTCACGCTGACGCTGCTGGGCGGCAGCGGCGAGGTCACCGTCACCGAGGCGAGCTGGGCGACCAGCGACGGCTCGAGCATCCCCTCGACCAACGGCGGATACGTGACGCTCGAGACGACGTGGACGGGCATCGAGGGCACGACCGCCGCGAACCCGCTCTTCACCTCGCTCGAGACGGCAGACGGCACCGAGGGACAGATCGACTTCTACGTCACGGGCGCACCGAACGAGCTGCTCGAGCCCGGACAGACCGTCAGCGGACCCATCACCTTCGACATCGCCAAGAGCGAGTCGTACGTGTTCGTCGTCACAGACGAGGCCGGGCGCGACATCGCACGGATCTCGGTCACGCCCACCGCCGGCTGAGCCTCGACGTCGGACGGGAATCCGTCGCTCTGCTGCGACGGCCCCCAGAACGTCCGGTGTCAGCAGAGGATGCGGCTGCGGATGCCCCGGCATCCGCAGCCGCATCTCCATACCGGTGACGGCCGTCGCGACTCCGATTCATGGAGGCGGGGAACGGGATGCCCGAGCAGGCCCGGGGCGAGTCCATCGCGATCACCGGCGTCGAATCAGAGCTCGATGATTATTGGTTCGTGCCCACCGAGACGTCAGGGAAGCGCGCGAACGACCGCGCGATCCAGTGCATCGCGTACAGCTGCGCAGAGGTCACGCGCGCGCTCGAAGGAGCCGGCCGCTGAGACGCGCTCAGTCCTCGTCTTTGCGCTTGCGCCAGCGGATGCCCGCCGAGATGAACCCGTCGAGGTCGCCGTCGAACACGGCAGCCGGGTTGCCCGACTCGTGTCCCGTGCGAAGGTCCTTCACGAGCTGCTGTCCGTAGAGGAAGTACGAGCGCATCTGGTCGCCCCAGCTCGCCGTGATGTTGCCGGCGAGTTCCTTCTTCTTCGCCGCCTCTTCCTCCTTCTGGAGAAGCAGGAGGCGGGTCTGCAGCACGCGCATGGCCGCGGCGCGGTTCTGGATCTGCGACTTCTCGTTCTGCATCGAGACGACGATGCCGGTCGGAAGGTGCGTGAGGCGCACAGCGGAGTCGGTGGTGTTGACCGACTGGCCGCCGGGGCCGGACGAACGGAACACGTCGACGCGGATGTCGCTCTCGGGGATGTCGACCTCGGTCGCCTCCTCCATGAGCGGGATGACCTCGACCGCGGCGAACGAGGTCTGACGCTTGTCGGCAGAGCCGAACGGGCTGATGCGCGCGAGGCGGTGCGTGCCGGCCTCGACCGACACGGTGCCGAATGCGTAAGGCGCATCGATCTCGAACGTCGCCGACTTGATGCCGGCACCCTCGGCGTACGAGGTGTCGAGAACCTTGACCGGGTACTTGTGACGCTCGGCCCAGCGCAGGTACATGCGCATGAGCATCTCGGCGAAGTCGGTGGCGTCGTCGCCACCGGCACCCGAGCGGATCGTGATGATGGCCGAGCGCTCGTCGTACTCGCCGTCCATCAGTGTCTGGACCTCGAGCTGGTTGATGATCTCGGTCAGCGCGTTGAGCTCGACGCGAGCCTCGACGGCCGATTCCTCATCGCCCATCTCATTCGCGAGCCCGACGAGCACCTCGAGGTCGTCGAGTCGCGAGCCGATGCCCTCGACCCTCGCGAGCGCCGACTGCCGGTGGCTCAGCGCGCTGGTCACCTTCTGGGCGCGTTCGGTGTCGTCCCAGAGGTCCGGCGCGCCGGCTTCCTCGCTGAGGCGTGCGATGTCGGAACGGAGCGTATCGACGTCGATGACCTCGCGAATGTCACCGTAGGTGAGTCGCAGGGCCTGGATGTCGGCGGAGAGATCGAGTTCGAGCATGTCGCGTCCAGCCTAACGTGCTGCCTGTGCGGGCGGGTACGGCGTTCGAACGGGAGTAGCGTGAAACGAGTGAGCAGCGCATCCACGGTCCTGAGACGATTCGGGCCGATGGTGTACCTCCCCACCGTGCTCTTCGCGCTCGGCGAGGGCGCGGTCATCCCCTTGATCCCGGTGATCGCCACGCGCATGGGGGCCGATGTGGCGTTCGCCGCACTGGTCGCCTCCGCGCTGGTGGTCGGTCAGCTCTGCGGCAATCTGCCGGCCGGCTGGGCCGTGTCGCGCATCGGCGAGCGGTTCACCATGGTCATCGCCGGAGCGATCGCGATCGGCGCGGGTATCGGCATGGTCTTCGCTCCGTCGCTCGGCGTGCTCGCGGCATCCGTCTTCCTCCTCGGCTTCTGCGCCGCCGCGTTCGGCCTCGCGCGCCACGCCTTCATGACGACGAGGGTGCCGATCGCGTTCCGCGCCAGAGCGCTCTCGCTGCTGGGCGGCAGCTTCCGCCTCGGGATCTTCATCGGCCCGTTCGTCGCCGCGGGGCTCCTCCAGCTCTTCGGTTCGGAGACGGCGGCCATCTGGTTCTTCCTCGGCTGCCTGGTCGTCATGGTGCTGCTCGTGCTCTTCGGCCCTGATCCCGAGAAGACGATCCCGCCGACCACGCCGCTGCGCACCGCTCCCCTCACGGAGGACTCCGGCGAGCCGGTCACCGGCTCGATCCCGACTGCCGGCCGCACGGGCATCTTCCGAACGATGTGGCAGCAGCGCACCGTGCTCGGTCGCCTCGGTCTCGCGGCCGCGTCGCTCTCGGCAGTGCGTTCGGCCCGACAGGTCGTGCTGCCGCTGTGGGGCCTCTCGCTCGGTCTCGATGCATCGACGATCGCCCTCGTCGTCGGAATCTCGGGCGCGATCGACTTCGCGCTCTTCTACGCGAGCGGGCAGGTGATGGACCGCTTCGGTCGCCTCTGGGCGGCGATGCCGGCCATGGTCCTGATGGGCGCGGCGTTCCTCGCGATGTCCTTGACCCATGACCTCGATGCCGCCGTGCTGTGGTTCGGCATGTTCGCCGCGGTACTCGGAGTCGGCAACGGCCTGTCGAGCGGCATCCTGCTGACGCTGGGAGCCGATGTCGCGCCGAAGACCGAGCCGGCCGCGTTCCTCGGCTCATGGCGGACCCTGACGGATGCCGGAGGAGCCATCGCTCCCCTGCTGGTCTCGGGGATCGTCGCCATCGCTTCACTGCCGATCGCCGCGGCTGCCATGGGCGTGATCGGACTCGTCGGCGCCTGCGGGTTCATCCGCTGGATCCCGCGATTCGTTCCCCGCACGAAGGGGGAGCCGTCATGAGCACGCTGGGCGCTGACGTGCGCCGCCTGGTTCTGGCCGCCGCGGTGTCCTCCGAGCGCGAGCGAGC contains the following coding sequences:
- a CDS encoding DUF2510 domain-containing protein, producing MTTPAGWYDDGSGRQRWWDGTQWTEHFAPIAEPAAPETPLDVEAPAATVEAYGSESADAAREAPTESSADAPVTGDASDAAAAATADSLGSVAAVETSWSEPATGTPSTPADDVTTPETPGGWTASDTHSPTPGAEQPAAEATAAEHTAPEFSAPESTAPGATAPAAAPLGGDVPPYANAAPGYDSAPPAYPGSAPTYPGAQAPQQGYPATPGYPGAAPAYAGGAYAPAGQAYGAGPGYPPAYATAGPTAPAKLSIAGLVGLGLAALGTILSCIPLTFGFGWFLLAAGFIVSLISIFLKGKKWPGITGLILSVVGTILAVVVAIAFVTSTVAQVVRDLPTAPPSSDSDSGTDDGTTDDGTGSVQVEEGTIGDTVTLTLLGGSGEVTVTEASWATSDGSSIPSTNGGYVTLETTWTGIEGTTAANPLFTSLETADGTEGQIDFYVTGAPNELLEPGQTVSGPITFDIAKSESYVFVVTDEAGRDIARISVTPTAG
- the prfB gene encoding peptide chain release factor 2, yielding MLELDLSADIQALRLTYGDIREVIDVDTLRSDIARLSEEAGAPDLWDDTERAQKVTSALSHRQSALARVEGIGSRLDDLEVLVGLANEMGDEESAVEARVELNALTEIINQLEVQTLMDGEYDERSAIITIRSGAGGDDATDFAEMLMRMYLRWAERHKYPVKVLDTSYAEGAGIKSATFEIDAPYAFGTVSVEAGTHRLARISPFGSADKRQTSFAAVEVIPLMEEATEVDIPESDIRVDVFRSSGPGGQSVNTTDSAVRLTHLPTGIVVSMQNEKSQIQNRAAAMRVLQTRLLLLQKEEEAAKKKELAGNITASWGDQMRSYFLYGQQLVKDLRTGHESGNPAAVFDGDLDGFISAGIRWRKRKDED
- a CDS encoding MFS transporter encodes the protein MVYLPTVLFALGEGAVIPLIPVIATRMGADVAFAALVASALVVGQLCGNLPAGWAVSRIGERFTMVIAGAIAIGAGIGMVFAPSLGVLAASVFLLGFCAAAFGLARHAFMTTRVPIAFRARALSLLGGSFRLGIFIGPFVAAGLLQLFGSETAAIWFFLGCLVVMVLLVLFGPDPEKTIPPTTPLRTAPLTEDSGEPVTGSIPTAGRTGIFRTMWQQRTVLGRLGLAAASLSAVRSARQVVLPLWGLSLGLDASTIALVVGISGAIDFALFYASGQVMDRFGRLWAAMPAMVLMGAAFLAMSLTHDLDAAVLWFGMFAAVLGVGNGLSSGILLTLGADVAPKTEPAAFLGSWRTLTDAGGAIAPLLVSGIVAIASLPIAAAAMGVIGLVGACGFIRWIPRFVPRTKGEPS